In the Rhizobium sp. Pop5 genome, one interval contains:
- the tssK gene encoding type VI secretion system baseplate subunit TssK encodes MSWNNRVVWSEGLFLRPQHFQQADRHVEQLVRSRTAVLHGYGWGISELRLNRELLGLGKIAIEAARGVLEEGMPFSIPDEANQPTPYDVPPDFRDPLIHLAVPFYQPGALETDAQAGIDVPIRFAVSTEDVVDTNAGERGSASIDVARLDFRLLPDAADRSGYTCIPIARIIEVRADRQIILDETHVPPTPDCASSRVLSNYITEITGLLHHRGEALATRVSQSGTNRVAELADFLLLQAINRYEPYFCHLSKAAVVNPESLYVLMLQLAGELATFARVDKRAPTLGVYKHDSLAEAFLPVIQSIRASLGAVIEQTAVPVPLQRQKYGVHVAEVADRSLFTTSSFVLAARADIEVERLRREFPSQIKIGPAEKITELVNVALPGIIINPLPVAPRQIPFHVGFSYFEIDQNSRFWKDMPQSAGLALHVAGDFPNLEMALWAIRAGQNPHLS; translated from the coding sequence CAGCTGGTGCGCAGCAGGACGGCGGTTTTGCATGGGTACGGGTGGGGTATCAGCGAGCTGCGGCTCAATCGAGAGCTGCTTGGTCTCGGTAAGATCGCCATCGAAGCGGCTCGCGGCGTCTTGGAGGAGGGGATGCCCTTCAGTATTCCTGACGAAGCCAACCAGCCAACTCCCTACGACGTTCCGCCGGATTTTCGAGATCCGCTTATTCACTTGGCGGTACCGTTTTATCAACCCGGCGCTCTTGAAACCGACGCGCAAGCGGGAATTGACGTACCTATCCGCTTCGCAGTCTCCACTGAGGATGTTGTCGACACCAACGCTGGCGAGCGAGGCAGCGCCTCCATCGACGTAGCGAGGCTGGATTTTCGACTGCTGCCGGACGCGGCAGACCGGTCTGGCTACACTTGCATCCCAATCGCCCGTATCATAGAGGTCCGGGCCGACCGACAGATCATTCTGGACGAAACGCACGTGCCGCCAACCCCCGACTGCGCCAGCTCCCGGGTCCTCTCGAACTACATCACTGAGATCACCGGCCTGCTTCACCATCGTGGTGAAGCTCTGGCCACTCGGGTCTCCCAGTCGGGAACGAACCGGGTTGCAGAGCTCGCGGACTTCCTTCTGCTGCAGGCGATCAATCGGTACGAGCCGTACTTCTGCCACCTGTCCAAGGCCGCCGTTGTAAATCCGGAATCGCTGTATGTTCTCATGCTCCAGTTGGCGGGTGAACTAGCCACGTTCGCCCGCGTCGATAAACGTGCCCCGACCCTTGGTGTTTACAAGCACGACTCTCTCGCGGAGGCGTTTTTGCCAGTGATACAGTCGATCCGGGCTTCGCTGGGTGCAGTGATTGAGCAGACTGCGGTCCCCGTACCGCTGCAGCGGCAAAAATACGGTGTCCATGTGGCTGAGGTGGCCGACCGCTCTCTCTTTACGACCTCGAGCTTCGTGCTGGCTGCTCGGGCTGATATTGAGGTCGAGCGCCTCCGGCGCGAGTTCCCGTCTCAGATTAAGATCGGCCCGGCGGAGAAAATCACGGAACTCGTCAATGTCGCACTGCCCGGCATTATCATCAATCCCCTACCGGTCGCGCCGCGTCAGATCCCGTTCCATGTTGGATTCAGCTATTTCGAGATCGATCAAAATAGCCGCTTCTGGAAGGATATGCCCCAATCCGCCGGCTTGGCGCTGCACGTTGCTGGCGACTTCCCAAATCTCGAAATGGCTCTCTGGGCCATCCGAGCCGGACAGAACCCACATTTGAGTTAG
- a CDS encoding type VI secretion system-associated FHA domain protein produces the protein MPLTLRVHSNRCSFPEYLVPGDAAGGLTTSRAGNSLVLPDDQQMVSKSHCSIECMARRYVLIDRGRDDTCQNDEAVPLPSEAPVARKTSDVIQIGAYMTDVVAVSPSISIAESAAEPEGQLAATSEELSLLGPLETASSLLAGNCTRGEEALLDLRDGEFLPLPFLGTRLDALAGMMRSPWDIYADSVPDRAPILTQPKVEQSSRQESSSGGHGFPCRLRLIIGRCPECRHRKRAGSCRENASVFRRAAQHTLRARAGEQLFRNKSSDEKTLSLVPDVGEALRAVLCNDSSGSLRGDLAVEQAFTDRGTHDVSFAVVQKALSSVRARLSLAGIEKAMGRPRSLLHRNHKARNRSAYVRVFNDVVSSIETDLLRSFGADFARPVRERSRPARRSHDESVRSEGKWAG, from the coding sequence ATGCCCCTCACGCTACGTGTACACAGCAATAGATGTAGTTTTCCGGAATATCTCGTGCCGGGCGACGCGGCTGGTGGACTGACTACCAGCCGAGCAGGCAACAGCCTGGTTCTGCCGGATGATCAGCAGATGGTCTCGAAATCCCACTGCTCAATCGAGTGCATGGCACGGCGATACGTACTGATCGACCGAGGCCGCGACGACACATGTCAAAATGACGAGGCGGTGCCGCTTCCGTCAGAGGCGCCGGTCGCCCGGAAAACCAGCGATGTTATTCAGATCGGCGCCTATATGACCGATGTCGTCGCGGTGTCGCCTTCGATATCCATTGCGGAGAGTGCCGCCGAACCGGAGGGACAACTTGCAGCGACAAGTGAGGAGTTGAGTCTTCTTGGCCCCCTCGAAACGGCCTCGTCGCTCCTGGCGGGCAATTGCACCCGGGGTGAAGAAGCGCTGCTGGACCTGAGGGACGGCGAGTTCCTACCATTGCCGTTCTTAGGCACTCGTTTAGACGCGCTGGCGGGCATGATGAGAAGTCCGTGGGATATCTACGCAGACAGTGTGCCAGATCGGGCCCCCATCTTGACGCAACCCAAGGTGGAGCAATCATCTCGCCAAGAATCATCGAGCGGCGGTCACGGCTTTCCTTGCCGCCTGCGGCTTATCATTGGCAGATGTCCGGAATGCCGGCATCGTAAGCGTGCTGGATCGTGCAGGGAAAATGCTTCTGTATTCCGCCGCGCTGCACAGCATACTCTCCGAGCGAGAGCTGGCGAACAATTATTCAGAAATAAGAGTTCCGACGAAAAAACCCTGAGTCTCGTTCCCGATGTCGGCGAGGCGTTGCGCGCAGTTCTGTGCAATGACTCCAGCGGGTCCCTCCGCGGAGACCTGGCCGTTGAGCAAGCCTTCACCGACCGTGGGACGCATGACGTGTCATTCGCGGTTGTGCAGAAGGCTCTGTCCAGCGTCCGTGCACGCTTGTCCCTAGCAGGGATCGAGAAGGCGATGGGGCGGCCCCGTTCCCTTTTGCACCGCAACCATAAGGCGCGAAACCGGAGTGCGTACGTGCGCGTCTTCAATGACGTCGTATCGAGCATCGAAACCGATTTGCTCCGGAGCTTCGGCGCCGACTTCGCGCGCCCAGTGCGAGAGCGTAGTCGACCCGCCCGCCGATCCCACGATGAGAGCGTCCGCTCCGAAGGGAAGTGGGCGGGTTGA
- the icmH gene encoding type IVB secretion system protein IcmH/DotU, which produces MVVIEETMPKSQPLVLLHAEEQLAVPSPSSPVADELTWEMLALDRLNPLVAAAAALLGLSAQLKSSASHIDVEALRLRVLREIDAFERRITPLGLPSRAIKVCKYALCATIDDIVLNTAWGSNSVWTTRSLVGSLFSDTWGGERFFDLLTQLKNEPAINIELLELLYYCMRLGFEGRYRVTAGGAAELSVLCEDVYRLIRAARGDFERELSPHWRRNSNNPKPRRTIVPIWAVVAFGAGLLLSIYTGLLHALNARADAVFNDIATLPPNGVVRSARIALPPKVVMSSDRLRNFLEPEIREGLVTVSEDPQQIVVIIRASGMFDSASPEVKKMFLPLLLRIGRSLNGESGSVLLTGHTDAIPVQSLAFPSNDSLSLARASAAAEIIKSMMDDPGRVREEGRGSGEPVASNHTPEGRARNRRIQIIITKTQ; this is translated from the coding sequence ATGGTGGTGATTGAGGAAACGATGCCAAAATCCCAGCCACTCGTCCTCCTTCACGCCGAGGAGCAGTTGGCTGTCCCTTCGCCGTCATCGCCAGTGGCGGACGAACTTACCTGGGAGATGCTTGCGCTCGACCGACTTAATCCACTGGTCGCGGCCGCGGCGGCGCTGCTGGGTCTCAGCGCTCAGCTCAAGAGCAGTGCTAGCCATATCGACGTTGAAGCACTGCGCCTTAGGGTGCTGCGGGAGATCGATGCTTTTGAGCGTCGGATCACGCCGCTCGGATTGCCCTCGCGAGCGATCAAGGTCTGCAAATACGCCCTCTGCGCGACCATCGATGACATCGTTCTGAACACAGCCTGGGGCAGCAACAGCGTCTGGACGACGCGCAGCTTGGTGGGATCGCTGTTCAGCGATACCTGGGGCGGCGAGCGCTTCTTCGATCTGCTGACGCAATTGAAAAATGAACCGGCCATCAATATAGAACTGCTGGAGCTGCTCTACTACTGCATGAGGTTGGGCTTCGAAGGCCGCTACCGCGTCACTGCGGGAGGAGCCGCAGAGCTCAGTGTGCTGTGCGAAGACGTCTACCGCCTGATCCGAGCAGCCCGTGGTGACTTCGAGCGCGAACTATCCCCGCACTGGCGGAGGAACTCAAATAATCCGAAGCCACGCCGCACAATCGTTCCAATCTGGGCCGTCGTAGCGTTTGGGGCAGGATTACTCCTCTCGATCTATACCGGACTCCTGCATGCATTAAATGCCCGCGCCGACGCTGTCTTCAACGATATCGCGACATTGCCGCCGAACGGCGTTGTCAGATCGGCGAGAATCGCATTGCCACCAAAGGTTGTTATGAGCAGCGACCGACTGCGTAACTTCCTCGAGCCCGAAATCCGCGAAGGGCTTGTCACTGTGTCCGAGGACCCACAGCAGATCGTCGTTATCATTCGCGCCTCCGGGATGTTCGATTCTGCTAGTCCGGAAGTGAAGAAAATGTTCCTGCCGCTTCTTTTACGAATTGGTCGTTCTCTGAACGGTGAGTCGGGATCGGTCCTCCTGACCGGGCACACCGACGCCATTCCGGTGCAATCACTCGCCTTCCCTTCAAACGATTCCCTTTCGCTCGCGCGTGCGAGCGCAGCTGCCGAGATTATCAAATCCATGATGGATGACCCAGGCCGCGTGCGAGAAGAGGGCAGAGGGAGCGGAGAACCGGTCGCTTCGAACCACACGCCCGAGGGCCGCGCGCGGAACCGTCGGATTCAAATCATCATCACAAAGACACAATGA